A DNA window from Oscillatoria sp. FACHB-1406 contains the following coding sequences:
- the purD gene encoding phosphoribosylamine--glycine ligase, protein MKVLVIGNGGREHAIAWKLLQSPKVKRVLCIPGNGGTASLEGCQTIPMRTDDFESIARLVLVQGIALVVIGPELPLAKGLVDYLRNQNIKVFGPTKAGAQLEASKAWAKELMAEAGIVTARSALFVNPDAARDYIKQQGAPIVVKADGLAAGKGVTVAMTEQEALEAIASLWAAGHRELLVEEYLTGQEVSVLAVTDGISVRPLLPAQDHKQIGEGDTGPNTGGMGAYAPTPLVSAELLQTIEREILQPTVATLQKRGIDYRGVIYAGLMIAPDGTAKVLEFNCRFGDPETQAILPLLETRLDDLLFACVEQRLAEFPPLEWRSGTAVCVVAASEGYPGDYKRGNPISGVEEAEASGAVVFHAGTKKQGGKLIADGGRVLNVTAVGETFESAIASAYQAMNCIEFDGIYYRKDIGYRIR, encoded by the coding sequence ATGAAAGTTCTAGTCATTGGTAATGGAGGACGAGAACACGCGATCGCTTGGAAGTTGCTCCAATCGCCAAAAGTTAAACGAGTCCTCTGTATTCCCGGTAATGGAGGTACTGCTTCGCTCGAAGGCTGTCAAACGATTCCGATGCGCACGGACGACTTTGAGAGTATCGCGCGCCTCGTACTCGTGCAAGGAATCGCTCTCGTGGTCATCGGTCCGGAATTGCCGCTAGCCAAAGGTCTGGTCGATTATCTCAGAAACCAAAATATCAAAGTCTTTGGGCCGACTAAAGCCGGAGCGCAATTAGAAGCGAGCAAAGCTTGGGCAAAAGAATTGATGGCGGAAGCCGGAATTGTCACTGCACGATCTGCTCTCTTTGTCAACCCAGACGCAGCGCGAGATTATATCAAACAACAGGGCGCGCCAATTGTGGTGAAAGCGGACGGTTTGGCGGCGGGGAAAGGGGTAACGGTGGCGATGACGGAGCAAGAAGCGCTCGAGGCGATCGCATCCCTTTGGGCAGCCGGACACCGCGAACTACTCGTTGAGGAATACTTAACCGGGCAAGAAGTCTCCGTTCTCGCCGTTACCGATGGGATTAGCGTGCGTCCGCTACTTCCGGCCCAAGATCACAAACAAATTGGCGAAGGCGATACCGGGCCGAATACCGGCGGGATGGGAGCTTATGCGCCGACTCCTTTAGTGAGTGCAGAACTGCTGCAAACTATAGAACGAGAAATCCTTCAGCCGACTGTCGCCACCCTGCAAAAACGCGGCATCGACTATCGCGGCGTAATTTATGCCGGTTTGATGATTGCCCCGGACGGTACGGCAAAAGTGTTGGAATTCAACTGTCGCTTCGGAGATCCGGAAACGCAGGCGATTTTACCGCTACTGGAAACGCGCCTAGACGACTTGCTCTTTGCTTGCGTCGAACAGCGTTTGGCAGAATTTCCTCCCCTCGAGTGGCGTTCCGGTACGGCGGTGTGCGTAGTTGCCGCTTCGGAAGGCTATCCGGGAGACTACAAACGCGGCAATCCGATTTCGGGAGTTGAGGAAGCAGAAGCCTCGGGCGCGGTGGTGTTTCATGCGGGGACGAAAAAGCAAGGCGGCAAACTGATTGCCGATGGGGGACGAGTTCTCAATGTTACTGCTGTGGGCGAGACGTTTGAGAGCGCGATCGCGTCGGCTTATCAAGCCATGAACTGCATTGAATTTGACGGCATCTACTACCGCAAAGATATCGGCTATCGCATCCGTTAA
- a CDS encoding Uma2 family endonuclease, whose protein sequence is MVAQIPKPKSAPIIYPESDGLPMADNTLQFRWIMTFYYNLEWLFADNPDIFVAGNLLWYPVEGEVKIRQAPDVMVAFGAGKGDRGSYQQWNENNIAPQVVFEILSPGNTQTEMHKKLLFYARYGVEEYYIYDPQRNDLSGLLRPPASEVEALPLQAIEEMQGWVSPRLKIRFELADDELQLYRPDGERFSTYLEVQRRLEAEKERAEQAEGRAQQAEERAQQAEERAQQAEGRAEQAEERAQQAAAQLAEERRKAEMLAERLRQMGIDLDRA, encoded by the coding sequence ATGGTTGCCCAAATCCCTAAGCCTAAATCCGCCCCCATCATTTATCCCGAAAGCGACGGTTTGCCGATGGCAGACAACACCTTGCAGTTCCGCTGGATAATGACCTTTTACTACAACCTCGAATGGTTGTTTGCGGACAATCCCGATATTTTTGTCGCCGGAAACCTGCTGTGGTATCCGGTTGAAGGAGAGGTAAAAATTCGCCAAGCGCCGGATGTTATGGTCGCTTTTGGCGCGGGGAAAGGCGATCGCGGTTCTTATCAACAGTGGAACGAAAATAATATCGCCCCTCAAGTCGTTTTTGAGATTCTTTCTCCGGGAAATACGCAGACGGAGATGCACAAAAAACTGCTGTTTTACGCCCGCTACGGCGTAGAAGAATATTACATTTACGACCCTCAACGAAACGATCTCAGCGGTTTATTGCGTCCTCCTGCTTCGGAAGTCGAAGCGCTACCTCTCCAAGCGATCGAAGAGATGCAAGGTTGGGTCAGTCCGCGTTTGAAGATACGCTTTGAGTTAGCGGACGATGAATTGCAGCTTTATCGTCCCGATGGCGAACGATTTTCGACTTATCTGGAAGTTCAGCGGCGACTCGAAGCTGAAAAGGAACGCGCCGAGCAAGCTGAGGGACGCGCTCAACAAGCTGAGGAACGCGCTCAACAAGCTGAGGAACGCGCTCAACAAGCCGAAGGACGCGCCGAGCAAGCCGAGGAACGCGCCCAACAAGCCGCCGCCCAGCTAGCCGAGGAACGGCGCAAAGCTGAGATGCTCGCAGAAAGGTTGCGCCAGATGGGAATTGACCTCGATCGGGCTTGA
- a CDS encoding ABC transporter permease subunit (The N-terminal region of this protein, as described by TIGR01726, is a three transmembrane segment that identifies a subfamily of ABC transporter permease subunits, which specificities that include histidine, arginine, glutamine, glutamate, L-cystine (sic), the opines (in Agrobacterium) octopine and nopaline, etc.) has protein sequence MTANSEPKIPLWRDERFWKIALQVLAVVAAIGLITLLWNNVIVNMRNKGIKFGFDFLQTQASFFIQESLIPYNPSQDPYSRVLLIGLLNSIRIIIPGIILATLLGILAGTISFSGNWLLRKVSQVYVEIIRNTPLLLQLLFWYFAVFSQFPDRDSPLSFLGSIFASKQGTFVPWPAINGNFWLWLGVLIILAIAAFFLFRQRTKLMVEKGASGQPQLYSLIAIALVSLLIFIFALGWQFPQKNAAGAVEGGLRLSIEYSALLLGLVVYTGAYIAEIVRAGIQSVSKGQWEAARALGLHQMSTLRLVVFPQALRVMIPPLNSQYMNIAKNSSLAIAIGYVDFYSVSNTTYNQTGRPVEVMLIIMVVYLTIDLLISVAMNTLNKFVQLQER, from the coding sequence ATGACAGCCAACTCAGAACCTAAAATTCCTTTGTGGCGCGACGAGCGCTTTTGGAAGATTGCGTTGCAAGTTTTAGCGGTTGTTGCCGCGATTGGCTTAATTACCTTGTTGTGGAATAACGTCATCGTTAATATGCGCAATAAGGGCATTAAGTTTGGTTTTGATTTTCTGCAAACCCAAGCTTCTTTCTTTATTCAAGAAAGCTTGATTCCCTACAATCCCAGTCAAGACCCTTACAGTCGCGTTTTGTTAATCGGGCTGCTCAATTCGATTCGCATTATCATTCCGGGGATTATTCTGGCAACGCTGCTGGGAATTCTGGCGGGGACGATTAGTTTTTCGGGAAACTGGTTATTGCGAAAAGTCAGTCAGGTCTATGTTGAAATTATTCGCAATACGCCTTTGTTGCTGCAATTATTGTTTTGGTATTTCGCCGTTTTCTCGCAATTTCCCGATCGCGATAGTCCGCTTTCATTTCTCGGCTCTATCTTTGCCAGCAAACAAGGTACATTTGTTCCTTGGCCTGCGATAAATGGTAACTTCTGGCTGTGGCTAGGCGTTTTAATCATTCTCGCGATCGCTGCCTTCTTTCTCTTCAGGCAGCGTACTAAATTAATGGTGGAAAAAGGAGCATCGGGACAACCTCAACTCTACAGTTTAATCGCGATCGCTCTTGTATCTCTCCTCATTTTTATCTTCGCTTTAGGCTGGCAATTCCCTCAAAAAAACGCCGCTGGAGCCGTTGAAGGCGGTTTGCGCCTCAGTATCGAATATTCGGCGTTATTGTTGGGTTTAGTCGTCTATACCGGCGCTTATATCGCTGAAATCGTCCGCGCGGGCATTCAATCGGTCAGTAAAGGGCAATGGGAAGCCGCGCGTGCTTTGGGGCTGCATCAAATGTCAACCCTACGCTTAGTCGTTTTTCCCCAAGCCTTGCGAGTCATGATTCCGCCGCTGAACAGCCAATATATGAACATCGCAAAAAACTCCAGCCTCGCGATCGCGATCGGTTATGTTGATTTCTACTCGGTGTCCAATACCACCTACAATCAAACCGGTCGTCCCGTCGAAGTCATGCTCATTATCATGGTGGTTTATCTCACCATCGACTTACTGATTTCTGTCGCAATGAATACCTTAAATAAATTCGTTCAACTGCAAGAAAGGTAA
- a CDS encoding amino acid ABC transporter ATP-binding protein: MIVATDVHKWYASNKFHVLRGVSLTVRRGEVVVVMGPSGSGKSTFIRTFNALEEYQKGKITVDGIELSHDLKNIDAIRREVGMVFQQFNLFPHLTVLQNVMLAPIWVRRKKKAEAEATAMQLLEKVGILEQAKKFPGQLSGGQQQRVAIARALAMQPKIMLFDEPTSALDPEMVREVLDTMRSLAADGMTMVCVTHEVGFAREVADRVVLMADGLLVEDATPEAFFNNPQHERSQQFLSQIL; encoded by the coding sequence ATGATTGTTGCAACCGACGTTCATAAGTGGTACGCCAGCAATAAGTTTCACGTTCTGCGCGGTGTAAGTTTGACGGTGCGACGCGGGGAAGTGGTAGTCGTGATGGGGCCTTCTGGGTCGGGGAAATCGACGTTTATTCGCACCTTTAATGCCCTGGAAGAGTATCAAAAAGGTAAAATTACGGTTGATGGGATCGAACTTTCCCACGACTTAAAAAATATCGATGCAATTCGTCGGGAAGTGGGAATGGTGTTTCAACAATTTAATTTGTTTCCCCATTTAACCGTGCTGCAAAATGTGATGCTAGCTCCGATTTGGGTGCGACGAAAGAAGAAGGCAGAGGCAGAAGCAACCGCGATGCAACTGTTGGAGAAAGTGGGCATCCTGGAACAGGCGAAGAAGTTTCCCGGACAACTTTCTGGCGGACAACAGCAGCGGGTTGCGATCGCGCGCGCCCTCGCCATGCAGCCGAAAATCATGCTTTTTGACGAACCGACTTCCGCCTTGGATCCAGAAATGGTGCGGGAAGTTTTGGATACGATGCGATCGCTTGCCGCCGATGGAATGACGATGGTGTGCGTGACTCACGAAGTCGGGTTTGCCCGCGAAGTTGCCGATCGCGTTGTCCTCATGGCTGACGGTTTGCTCGTTGAAGATGCAACCCCCGAAGCCTTTTTTAATAACCCCCAACACGAACGTTCCCAACAGTTTTTATCGCAGATATTGTAA
- a CDS encoding 2OG-Fe(II) oxygenase, producing the protein MKYYRQQANIFPDKYLNDLWGEVCNCSYFTTNNLNRDFVGTKGFSIAFQRSGLPEVEQKFPFFKPYLDRALESHCNAFYLNPLLLTRGSRVDPHIDRSLRSYCKAIAPPAIVSVLYARVPPDLEGGELVLSQQKRRVAEIKPQTNVLLHFQGDLTHAVNAVKSSGNRLSLVCEQYSLSETELWEIPEFIIESRVLTQTRKKKKP; encoded by the coding sequence TTGAAATACTATCGACAACAAGCCAATATTTTCCCCGATAAATATCTCAACGATCTATGGGGAGAAGTTTGCAACTGTTCTTATTTCACAACTAATAACCTCAATCGAGATTTTGTCGGAACCAAAGGATTCTCGATCGCCTTTCAACGTTCCGGATTGCCCGAAGTCGAACAAAAGTTTCCCTTTTTTAAGCCCTACCTCGATCGCGCCCTTGAGTCGCACTGCAATGCGTTTTATCTCAATCCCTTGCTTCTCACCCGAGGTTCTAGGGTCGATCCTCATATCGATCGCTCCTTACGTTCTTATTGTAAAGCAATTGCCCCGCCCGCGATCGTTAGCGTCCTTTACGCCCGCGTCCCCCCCGACTTAGAAGGCGGCGAACTCGTCCTCTCCCAGCAAAAACGCCGAGTCGCCGAAATCAAACCTCAAACGAACGTTTTACTTCATTTTCAAGGTGATTTAACCCATGCGGTTAATGCCGTCAAAAGTTCGGGAAATCGCTTGAGTTTGGTTTGCGAACAATATAGCTTAAGCGAAACCGAACTGTGGGAAATTCCTGAGTTTATTATCGAGTCAAGAGTGTTAACGCAGACTCGGAAGAAGAAAAAGCCGTAA
- a CDS encoding NYN domain-containing protein, which produces MNAIAPSSSEEHPVFLYWDAQNVRFPKHSNPTLLIQQILTIARQLGTLEIVKAYAYWCKESKDYHKSFYELGFECPSVPDEKKNEVDRKIIEDCRKQVLKKTSKSIVILVSGDEDFSRLLKELRAEGNQVIAIGNSKATQKLREAATFFYELNDLDRLECSLSQKELEQSFLEPTSQPSQLSYLDAVNCLQQAVEKVLQSKKSGCLGRVDSMMRKTNNLYRGVASIASKDGKKFKCFKCFVEAVAAEGKITLVKTEKHLELALTRG; this is translated from the coding sequence ATGAATGCGATCGCCCCATCTAGCTCGGAAGAACATCCTGTCTTTCTTTATTGGGATGCTCAGAATGTACGCTTCCCGAAACACAGCAACCCAACACTACTGATTCAGCAGATTCTCACGATTGCTCGCCAGTTAGGCACACTGGAAATTGTCAAAGCTTACGCCTATTGGTGCAAGGAATCAAAAGATTATCATAAAAGTTTTTACGAGCTTGGGTTTGAATGCCCGAGCGTTCCCGACGAAAAGAAAAATGAGGTCGATCGCAAAATTATTGAAGATTGCCGAAAACAAGTTTTGAAAAAAACAAGTAAATCGATAGTTATTTTAGTTTCTGGCGATGAGGACTTTTCACGGCTTCTTAAAGAATTGCGCGCTGAAGGTAATCAAGTTATCGCGATTGGCAATTCTAAAGCGACTCAAAAACTCCGAGAAGCCGCAACCTTTTTTTATGAGTTAAACGATTTAGATAGACTGGAATGCTCCCTCTCTCAAAAAGAACTGGAACAAAGCTTTCTCGAACCGACCTCCCAACCCTCACAACTTTCCTATTTAGATGCCGTTAATTGCTTGCAACAAGCGGTCGAAAAAGTGTTACAATCAAAAAAGTCGGGTTGTTTGGGACGAGTTGACTCTATGATGAGAAAAACGAACAACCTTTATCGAGGTGTTGCTTCGATTGCCAGCAAAGATGGTAAAAAGTTTAAATGTTTCAAATGCTTTGTCGAAGCGGTAGCCGCAGAGGGTAAAATTACCCTAGTTAAAACCGAAAAACATCTCGAACTTGCTTTAACTCGCGGCTAA
- a CDS encoding caspase family protein, which yields MENFSVISIGINRYQLIQPLNFACEDARAIGQFVVEEGQLPAERVLLLDDTSPAIEDRSTLPTKEQILHWLQVETASPNDRFMPWLWFFFSGYGVSWEGQDYLLPIDANLADIPNTAIPMRWVLDILQRKEARNILLLLDINRSPGLIAANNVGAETLELAKERGLNVILSSQLEQMSHESSDLEHGFFTASLLEVLRYYGKDLTLDKLEEYLRDRLPELCEHHWRPPQRPLFLIPFAETSKQPLLPSQELVPSLEEYALLTPALVEANGQYQSNGKANDAQIATSAPIVRPNAPLLVTEASNSAPPSIPPVPSETTPTKIDKTPNDSWQSYQKWFALGGGLFLLLALAGVFLRPDSQVADSTRSEVNPPVDNPVAQEKPIAPSAEKPAVEQPILPPPGSAPQAAVKPAPAASPVPVPPTAPVPPVQGATQPGDLAASVYLKEIQASKFGRAIADARGIAADSPDYAEAQKSIQRWSLAVLDIARGRAKQGDFSGAIAAAAIVAPDYPEAYQLAQQKSATWKLQAQQQERNQAILAAAQKRIRPNVASSYNQAIETLRVIPVGQPGYARAKQLKESWSKTIYKMASDRAVKGDFKAAIETAQLVPADSAQRAAANQAIARWKKGN from the coding sequence ATGGAGAACTTTTCTGTCATTTCAATCGGAATCAATCGCTATCAACTCATTCAACCGCTGAACTTTGCGTGCGAAGACGCTCGGGCGATCGGACAATTTGTTGTGGAAGAAGGACAACTTCCCGCCGAGCGAGTCCTGCTGCTAGACGATACCTCTCCGGCCATCGAAGATCGCTCCACCCTGCCGACGAAAGAGCAAATTCTGCACTGGCTGCAAGTTGAAACCGCATCGCCGAACGATCGCTTTATGCCTTGGCTGTGGTTCTTTTTTAGCGGCTACGGCGTGAGTTGGGAAGGTCAAGATTACCTCCTCCCCATCGATGCGAATCTTGCCGATATCCCCAATACCGCCATTCCGATGCGTTGGGTGCTGGATATTTTGCAGCGCAAAGAAGCGCGCAACATTTTGCTCCTGCTCGATATTAACCGATCGCCGGGATTGATTGCAGCCAATAACGTGGGCGCGGAAACCTTGGAACTGGCGAAAGAGCGAGGCCTCAACGTTATTCTCAGTTCCCAACTCGAGCAGATGTCCCACGAGTCCTCGGACTTGGAACATGGATTTTTTACGGCTTCTCTGCTGGAAGTGTTGCGCTATTACGGTAAAGATTTAACGCTGGACAAACTTGAAGAATATCTGCGCGATCGCTTGCCGGAATTGTGCGAGCATCACTGGCGACCGCCGCAACGCCCCCTATTTCTCATTCCCTTCGCTGAAACGAGCAAGCAACCGTTATTGCCCAGCCAAGAATTGGTTCCCTCCCTCGAGGAGTACGCTCTCCTCACTCCCGCCCTGGTTGAAGCTAACGGTCAGTATCAGAGCAATGGCAAGGCGAACGACGCTCAGATCGCGACTTCGGCTCCTATTGTTCGCCCCAATGCTCCTTTGTTAGTGACGGAGGCAAGCAACAGCGCGCCGCCTTCGATTCCGCCAGTCCCCTCCGAAACGACTCCCACGAAAATCGATAAAACGCCGAACGATTCCTGGCAGAGTTATCAAAAGTGGTTTGCGTTGGGCGGTGGTTTATTTTTGTTATTGGCGCTGGCGGGCGTATTTTTGCGCCCGGACTCTCAGGTGGCAGATTCAACGCGCTCTGAGGTAAATCCGCCGGTGGATAATCCCGTCGCGCAGGAGAAGCCGATCGCGCCGTCCGCAGAAAAGCCCGCTGTCGAACAGCCGATTTTGCCGCCGCCGGGAAGCGCGCCGCAAGCGGCAGTTAAACCCGCTCCCGCTGCTTCGCCGGTTCCGGTTCCGCCGACGGCACCCGTCCCGCCGGTACAAGGTGCAACGCAGCCAGGAGATTTAGCGGCGAGTGTTTATTTGAAGGAGATTCAAGCTTCTAAGTTCGGCCGCGCGATCGCGGACGCTCGGGGGATAGCCGCCGACTCGCCCGATTACGCGGAAGCCCAAAAGTCAATTCAGCGCTGGAGTTTGGCGGTTTTGGATATCGCGCGCGGACGAGCCAAACAAGGCGATTTTTCGGGCGCGATCGCAGCAGCAGCGATTGTCGCCCCCGATTACCCCGAAGCCTATCAACTCGCCCAACAAAAAAGCGCCACTTGGAAGCTACAAGCTCAGCAGCAGGAACGCAACCAAGCAATTCTCGCCGCCGCCCAAAAGCGCATTCGCCCTAATGTTGCTTCTTCTTACAATCAGGCGATTGAGACGCTGCGGGTTATTCCCGTCGGTCAGCCCGGTTACGCCCGCGCCAAGCAGTTGAAAGAGAGTTGGAGCAAGACGATTTATAAGATGGCGAGCGATCGCGCGGTGAAGGGTGATTTTAAGGCAGCGATCGAAACCGCTCAATTAGTTCCCGCCGATAGCGCCCAACGCGCCGCCGCCAACCAAGCGATCGCGCGCTGGAAGAAAGGTAACTGA
- a CDS encoding amino acid ABC transporter permease: protein MLASETLPPPEMRDSPINWAKKNLFSPWYNAIITVVLLGLLAYGLYNFIDWATTQAKWDVIPRNLNLFVAGTYPKTERWRLWVLLGIIAVMSGLSWGVIARSVAKLYSRSILIGIAIAAVVCLLVPTLFPFRLLLLAMLGAVVAMAWVGQQIGRKVPSLGQWVALNWFLVLIVGWWLIGGGLGLREIRSSSWQGLMLNVLTAVISILLSFPLGVIMALGRRSSLPVVRALCIAYIEIFRGIPLVTILFLGQVMVPLFLPEAWVPDNVFRAIIGLTLFSSAYLAENVRGGLQSIPRGQSEAASALGLSVPLTLGLIVLPQALKAVIPAIVGQFISLFQDTTLLSLVGLVEVLKMSRSILANSDFGGRFIEVYLFDALLFWCFCYAMSAGSRWVERKVNTEHR, encoded by the coding sequence ATGCTTGCTAGCGAAACCTTACCGCCGCCAGAGATGCGAGATAGTCCCATTAATTGGGCAAAGAAAAATCTTTTTTCTCCGTGGTATAACGCCATTATTACCGTTGTGCTACTTGGACTTTTAGCCTACGGTCTCTACAACTTTATAGACTGGGCAACAACTCAAGCAAAATGGGATGTGATTCCCAGAAACTTAAACTTGTTCGTGGCGGGAACCTACCCCAAAACCGAGCGCTGGCGCTTGTGGGTGTTGCTGGGCATCATTGCAGTGATGTCGGGGCTATCTTGGGGGGTAATCGCGCGATCGGTTGCAAAACTTTACAGTCGCAGCATCCTCATCGGAATTGCCATTGCTGCTGTCGTCTGCTTGCTTGTCCCCACCCTTTTCCCCTTCCGCTTGCTCCTTTTGGCCATGCTCGGAGCCGTTGTCGCAATGGCTTGGGTCGGGCAACAAATCGGTCGCAAAGTTCCATCTTTGGGGCAGTGGGTCGCCTTAAACTGGTTTTTGGTCTTAATTGTCGGTTGGTGGCTGATTGGCGGCGGATTGGGCTTAAGGGAGATTCGCAGCAGCAGTTGGCAAGGCTTAATGCTTAACGTACTAACAGCAGTTATTAGTATTTTGTTGAGCTTTCCCCTCGGCGTAATCATGGCGTTGGGGCGGCGCAGTTCTCTACCTGTGGTGCGCGCCCTCTGTATCGCCTATATTGAAATTTTTCGAGGCATTCCGTTAGTCACGATTTTGTTTCTGGGGCAGGTAATGGTTCCCTTATTTTTACCCGAAGCCTGGGTTCCGGATAATGTATTTCGTGCCATCATTGGCTTAACGCTATTTAGTTCTGCCTATCTCGCTGAAAATGTGCGCGGCGGGCTGCAATCGATTCCGAGAGGGCAAAGCGAAGCTGCGAGTGCGTTAGGATTGAGCGTACCGCTAACGCTCGGTTTAATCGTCTTGCCACAAGCGCTAAAAGCCGTGATTCCCGCGATTGTCGGTCAGTTTATTAGTTTGTTTCAGGATACAACGCTACTGTCGTTAGTCGGACTGGTCGAAGTGCTGAAAATGAGTCGTTCGATTCTGGCAAACTCTGACTTTGGGGGACGGTTTATTGAAGTGTATTTGTTCGATGCCCTGCTGTTTTGGTGCTTCTGTTATGCAATGTCGGCAGGCAGTCGTTGGGTCGAACGGAAGGTGAATACCGAACATAGATAA
- the rnc gene encoding ribonuclease III → MKRTLPIIQNEELLKQALTHRSYANENPLQGRDNERLEFLGDAVLGFVVGELLFKRYPHVNEAQLTRLRSSLVDEKHLATVARKIELGARMRLGRGAEKDGGRDNPSLLSDTFEALIGAYYLEVGIEQVKDYVEPLLRSVADTLVFPQNELEARSLIDSKNRFQQWALARYKENPIYSIIDESGPDHAKEFTAEVRVKGELYGVGCDRRKQEAEKRAAECALRQLGLERSQNEARSV, encoded by the coding sequence ATGAAAAGAACCTTGCCGATTATTCAAAACGAAGAACTCCTAAAACAAGCCTTAACGCACCGCTCCTATGCGAACGAAAACCCCCTGCAAGGCAGAGACAACGAACGCTTAGAATTTCTCGGCGATGCGGTGTTAGGATTCGTTGTGGGAGAACTCTTGTTCAAGCGATATCCGCACGTCAACGAAGCGCAATTAACGCGCCTGCGCTCGTCTTTGGTGGATGAAAAGCACCTCGCAACAGTCGCTCGAAAAATTGAGTTAGGCGCTCGGATGCGATTGGGAAGAGGGGCAGAAAAAGATGGCGGACGGGATAATCCATCGTTGTTGAGCGATACCTTTGAAGCATTAATTGGGGCGTATTATTTAGAAGTGGGAATCGAACAAGTTAAAGATTATGTCGAACCCTTACTGCGATCGGTAGCCGATACTTTAGTATTCCCCCAAAATGAGTTGGAAGCGCGAAGTTTAATCGATTCTAAAAATCGCTTTCAACAATGGGCGCTGGCTCGGTATAAAGAAAATCCAATTTACTCGATTATCGATGAGTCCGGGCCGGATCATGCTAAAGAATTCACCGCAGAAGTGCGGGTGAAAGGGGAATTGTATGGGGTTGGGTGCGATCGCCGCAAACAGGAAGCGGAGAAACGCGCGGCGGAGTGCGCTTTACGGCAATTGGGGCTGGAGCGATCGCAAAACGAGGCGCGATCGGTGTAG